A single window of Labrys wisconsinensis DNA harbors:
- a CDS encoding type II toxin-antitoxin system Phd/YefM family antitoxin, whose amino-acid sequence MMVVLRLRAAWHHVAAIHRSASFVVVLILLFEENMTRFVSAADANRRFSEILGQAAQGETVIITRRGRAVAQLTPVDRRSLNGAKSAAWERLLGTLAEGLPLGGYRIDRDSLYDW is encoded by the coding sequence ATGATGGTCGTGCTCAGATTGCGTGCGGCATGGCATCATGTCGCTGCCATCCACCGGTCCGCATCATTTGTTGTTGTACTGATACTATTATTTGAGGAAAATATGACGCGCTTCGTCTCGGCTGCCGACGCCAACCGTCGGTTTTCCGAAATCCTCGGGCAAGCCGCCCAGGGAGAGACGGTGATCATCACGCGTCGAGGCCGTGCGGTGGCCCAGCTCACGCCCGTCGATCGACGGTCGCTCAACGGAGCCAAATCTGCGGCCTGGGAACGTCTGTTGGGGACGCTCGCGGAAGGCCTGCCACTTGGCGGTTATCGCATTGATCGCGACAGTCTGTACGATTGGTGA